One window of the Allosaccharopolyspora coralli genome contains the following:
- a CDS encoding beta-class carbonic anhydrase gives MSVTDELLANNAAYAEGFSGALPMPPARKVAVVACMDARLHVPAILGLDEGDAHIIRNAGGVVTDDTVRSLAISQRLLGTEEIVLIHHTDCGMLTFTDDEFARSLEDATGHRPAWTPEAFSDLDTDVRQSIERLRSDPFVANKDSVRGFVFDVASGELREV, from the coding sequence ATGAGCGTCACCGACGAACTGCTCGCGAACAACGCCGCGTACGCCGAGGGCTTCTCCGGGGCGTTGCCGATGCCCCCCGCCCGCAAGGTCGCGGTCGTGGCCTGCATGGACGCGCGGCTGCACGTGCCCGCCATCCTCGGCCTCGACGAGGGGGACGCGCACATCATCCGCAATGCGGGCGGCGTCGTCACCGACGACACCGTGCGGTCACTGGCGATCAGCCAACGACTGCTGGGCACCGAGGAGATCGTCCTCATCCATCACACCGACTGCGGGATGCTCACCTTCACCGACGACGAGTTCGCCCGATCGCTCGAGGACGCCACCGGACACAGGCCTGCCTGGACGCCCGAGGCGTTCAGCGACCTCGACACCGACGTGCGGCAGTCGATCGAGCGACTCCGGTCCGACCCGTTCGTTGCGAACAAGGATTCCGTTCGGGGATTCGTCTTCGACGTCGCCTCCGGCGAGCTCCGAGAAGTATGA
- a CDS encoding 3-hydroxybutyrate dehydrogenase has translation MTTTSGQLAGATALITGAGSGIGLACARALTRGGAKVHLVDRDEQACRDAAENVGGVPHAVDLAEPRATETLPHEVDVLVNNAGFQHLAPIHEFPADRFRAMHEVMVTAPFLLIRRCLPHMRDRGWGRIVNVSSVHGHRASPDKSAYVAAKHALEGLNKVAALEGAEYGVTSNCVAPGYVRTALVEGQVQAQADSRGIASDKVLDEVFLKRTAIKRLIEPDEIAAVVTWLCGPGSDYVTGTSIPVDGAWTAQ, from the coding sequence ATGACGACGACGTCCGGACAGTTGGCCGGAGCCACCGCACTGATCACCGGCGCCGGAAGCGGCATCGGGCTGGCCTGCGCGCGAGCGCTGACCCGCGGCGGCGCGAAGGTGCATCTCGTCGACCGCGACGAACAGGCATGCCGCGACGCTGCGGAGAACGTCGGCGGCGTCCCGCACGCGGTCGACCTCGCCGAGCCCCGCGCGACGGAGACGTTGCCGCACGAGGTCGACGTGCTCGTCAACAACGCCGGATTCCAGCATCTCGCGCCGATCCACGAATTCCCCGCCGACCGGTTCCGGGCGATGCACGAAGTCATGGTCACCGCACCCTTCCTGCTCATCCGCCGCTGCCTGCCGCACATGCGGGACCGCGGCTGGGGCCGGATCGTGAACGTCTCGAGCGTGCACGGCCACCGCGCCAGCCCGGACAAGTCCGCCTACGTCGCGGCCAAACACGCCCTCGAAGGACTCAACAAAGTCGCCGCCCTCGAAGGTGCCGAGTACGGCGTCACAAGCAACTGCGTGGCGCCCGGGTACGTGCGGACCGCGCTGGTCGAGGGCCAGGTCCAGGCTCAGGCCGACAGCCGCGGCATCGCCTCCGACAAGGTTCTCGACGAGGTGTTCCTCAAACGCACCGCCATCAAACGGCTCATCGAACCCGACGAGATCGCCGCCGTCGTCACGTGGTTGTGCGGCCCGGGTTCCGACTACGTCACCGGCACCTCGATCCCCGTCGACGGCGCCTGGACCGCGCAGTAG
- a CDS encoding MFS transporter, with amino-acid sequence MSTTESAPRTPIGRVVGASLIGTTIEWYDFFLFGTAAAIVFNVLFFPSADPLTGTLLAFTTYAVGFIARPLGGIVFGHFGDRIGRKKLLVISLVMMGGATFAMGLLPTYATIGVAAPLLLALLRLVQGFALGGEWGGAVLIVSEHGDAKRRGFWASWPQAGAPGGNLLATAVLAVLAVVQTDEAFMSWGWRIPFLLSGLLVVVGLWIRLSVAESPVFVEAKRRADQGPVQESPPAVEVVRKQWREVLLAMGARFGENVSYYVITAFILVYLTTFVGLPKSLGLNAVLIGSAIHFVSIPLWGILSDRIGRRPVYLIGAVGMAAWGFVFFTMLDTGSFGLIALATTVGLVLHGAMYGPQAAFFSELFGTRVRYSGASIGYQLASIVAGGLSPLIATALLQQFSSGTPIALYLVGSCVLTCIAIGLARETRGVSLTESEDTARDEAAVR; translated from the coding sequence ATGTCCACAACGGAGTCCGCACCACGCACCCCCATCGGGCGGGTCGTGGGCGCGAGCCTCATCGGCACGACCATCGAGTGGTACGACTTCTTCCTGTTCGGCACCGCGGCCGCGATCGTGTTCAACGTCCTGTTCTTCCCGTCCGCGGACCCGCTGACGGGGACCCTGCTCGCGTTCACGACCTACGCGGTCGGCTTCATCGCGCGTCCGCTCGGCGGGATCGTGTTCGGGCACTTCGGTGACCGTATCGGACGCAAGAAACTCCTCGTCATCAGCTTGGTCATGATGGGCGGGGCCACGTTCGCGATGGGCCTGCTGCCGACCTACGCCACCATCGGCGTCGCCGCGCCGCTGCTGCTCGCGTTGCTGCGCCTGGTGCAAGGGTTCGCCCTCGGCGGCGAATGGGGCGGGGCCGTGCTCATCGTCTCGGAGCACGGTGACGCGAAACGCCGCGGCTTCTGGGCGTCGTGGCCGCAGGCCGGCGCACCCGGCGGCAACCTCCTCGCCACGGCGGTTCTCGCCGTGCTGGCTGTGGTGCAGACCGACGAAGCGTTCATGTCGTGGGGTTGGCGCATCCCGTTCCTGCTGTCCGGTCTGCTCGTGGTGGTCGGGTTGTGGATCCGTCTGTCGGTCGCCGAGTCCCCGGTGTTCGTCGAGGCCAAGCGCAGAGCCGACCAGGGACCGGTCCAGGAATCGCCGCCTGCCGTCGAGGTGGTGCGCAAGCAGTGGCGTGAGGTGCTGCTCGCCATGGGCGCGCGCTTCGGTGAGAACGTCTCGTACTACGTCATCACCGCGTTCATCCTCGTGTACCTGACGACGTTCGTGGGCCTGCCGAAATCACTGGGACTCAACGCGGTGCTCATCGGTTCGGCGATCCACTTCGTGAGCATCCCGCTGTGGGGCATCCTCTCCGACCGCATCGGTCGACGGCCGGTGTACCTGATCGGCGCGGTCGGAATGGCGGCGTGGGGCTTCGTCTTCTTCACGATGCTCGACACCGGATCGTTCGGCCTGATCGCGTTGGCCACCACGGTCGGGCTGGTGCTGCACGGGGCGATGTACGGGCCGCAGGCGGCCTTCTTCTCCGAACTGTTCGGCACTCGCGTGCGGTACTCGGGCGCCTCGATCGGCTACCAGCTCGCCTCGATCGTGGCGGGTGGTCTGTCCCCGCTGATCGCGACGGCACTGCTGCAGCAGTTCTCGAGCGGTACCCCGATCGCGCTGTATCTGGTCGGAAGCTGCGTGCTGACGTGCATCGCGATCGGACTCGCCCGGGAGACCCGAGGCGTGTCCCTGACAGAGTCCGAGGACACGGCCCGGGACGAGGCCGCGGTCCGGTGA